A single genomic interval of Spinacia oleracea cultivar Varoflay chromosome 6, BTI_SOV_V1, whole genome shotgun sequence harbors:
- the LOC110799163 gene encoding uncharacterized protein produces MSEVFNAYILSARHKPIITMLEDIREGLMERLHKKRDFIGKKEIMLCPRIQIQLEKHKIWARGWNAYWDGGFCYGVREGATQVKYVVDLNQHTCSCNAWQVSGIPCKHAIVAIWNKVDHPEQYVNAYFCKQTYMKAYEFLLEPLNGPQEWPTSDSIVVAPNVKKVNGRPKTKRRYGVGEVTASGKLKRTGCSMKCSLCGVIGHNKRGCKNAPKQQQHSNNHATAEQTTP; encoded by the coding sequence ATGAGTGAGGTGTTTAATGCATACATCTTGAGTGCAAGGCACAAGCCTATTATTACCATGTTGGAAGATATCAGAGAGGGTTTGATGGAAAGACTGCATAAGAAAAGAGATTTCATTGGGAAAAAGGAGATAATGTTGTGTCCTAGGATCCAAATTCAGTTAGAGAAACACAAAATTTGGGCTAGGGGTTGGAATGCATACTGGGATGGTGGGTTTTGCTATGGAGTAAGAGAAGGTGCAACACAGGTTAAGTATGTGGTGGATCTGAACCAACATACTTGCAGTTGCAATGCATGGCaggtgagtgggattccatgcaaacatgcaattgttgctatatggaataaagtagaccACCCAGAACAATATGTCAATGCATATTTCTGCAAACAGACCTACATGAAGGCATATGAATTTTTGTTAGAGCCTTTAAATGGTCCTCAAGAGTGGCCTACTTCTGATAGCATTGTTGTGGCTCCAAATGTGAAAAAGGTCAATGGAAGACCTAAAACAAAGAGGAGATATGGTGTTGGAGAGGTAACTGCATCTGGTAAGCTGAAGAGAACAGGTTGTTCTATGAAATGCAGCTTATGTGGTGTGATAGGCCACAACAAAAGGGGTTGCAAGAATGCCcctaagcaacaacaacacagcaacaaTCATGCTACTGCAGAGCAGACCACACCATAG
- the LOC130463362 gene encoding uncharacterized protein, which yields MRQKSLKKWVRSLIVKAIGKSFSIEYLKSSLQRIWKITPPLQSIALGKGFYNVTIPSEEAREGILSKGPWFVAGHMLFVQPWTPGFKPSQAVISKAPVWVSLPELPIEFHTKPILHRIANEIGAFIRTDMNTIEQNRVRFARIQILLDLAKQRKEAVWLGAFKQPIHYEDTPQFCHQCSTIGHGDERCPQKKKNREISKNGGSTGDADGDQNLGQDVSQAKRVDREEEGEGPWIHVSKKATAGSKKGERKKAPRNKKADSKFAAEGNVGEKGEKRQNHNGQKKKPNGPTGRYTILVQNVTTKLSAQLRKKDLNKAQNKKPISEVDPTLKAIREVPTASIDASTPKLNHLHLSQPKAALQIQSKPSIYHHPPLPTNHSRMIPTFHLLLNSKT from the coding sequence ATGCGTCAAAAATCTCTGAAAAAATGGGTAAGGTCCCTCATTGTAAAGGCGATAGGGAAGTCCTTCTCAATTGAGTATTTGAAGTCATCACTTCAGAGAATTTGGAAAATCACTCCACCACTGCAATCCATAGCATTAGGGAAAGGTTTTTACAATGTCACGATACCCTCGGAGGAGGCAAGAGAAGGTATCCTCTCGAAGGGACCGTGGTTTGTTGCAGGCCACATGCTCTTTGTCCAACCTTGGACACCAGGTTTCAAACCATCGCAAGCGGTCATCTCAAAAGCACCAGTGTGGGTTTCACTGCCGGAGTTACCAATAGAATTCCACACCAAACCAATTCTGCATAGAATTGCAAATGAAATAGGGGCTTTTATCAGAACAGATATGAACACAATTGAGCAAAACAGAGTAAGATTTGCCAGAATTCAGATTTTGCTAGATTTGGCAAAACAGAGGAAGGAAGCTGTATGGTTAGGAGCCTTCAAACAACCCATACACTATGAAGACACACCACAATTCTGTCACCAATGCAGCACCATTGGCCATGGAGATGAAAGATGCCCCCAGAAAAAAAAGAACAGAGAGATAagcaagaacggagggagtacaggGGATGCTGATGGTGATCAAAATTTAGGGCAAGACGTGTCACAAGCAAAAAGGGTTGATAGAGAGGAAGAAGGGGAAGGCCCTTGGATTCATGTTTCAAAAAAGGCGACAGCGGGAAGTAAGAAAGGTGAAAGGAAAAAGGCTCCAAGAAACAAGAAAGCTGATTCGAAGTTTGCTGCAGAAGGTAATGTTGGAGAGAAAGGGGAGAAAAGACAAAATCACAACGGACAAAAGAAGAAACCAAATGGTCCAACGGGAAGGTATACGATTTTGGTCCAAAATGTTACTACCAAACTATCAGCCCAGCTGAGGAAAAAGGATCTCAACAAAGCCCAAAACAAGAAGCCCATCAGTGAAGTGGATCCAACCCTCAAAGCTATACGGGAAGTCCCAACGGCTAGCATTGATGCCTCAACTCCAAAATTAAATCACCTCCATCTAAGCCAACCAAAAGCTGCCCTTCAAATCCAATCCAAGCCGTCCATTTATCACCACCCCCCCCTCCCAACAAATCACAGTCGTATGATCCCAACCTTTCACCTTCTCCTCAACAGTAAAACCTAA